A window from Carassius carassius chromosome 40, fCarCar2.1, whole genome shotgun sequence encodes these proteins:
- the valopb gene encoding vertebrate ancient long opsin b isoform X1: protein MPALIAVMESIGSSVTESTDITTPDDPFSGPLKSVAPWNYTFLACLMFIVTSLSITENFTVMLVTFRFKQLRKPLNYIIVNLSVADFLVSLTGGTISFLTNARGYFFLGVWACVLEGFAVTFFGIVALWSLAILAFERYFVICRPLKNVRLGVKHAALGLVFVWTFSFICTIPPVFGWNSYTVSKIGTTCEPNWYSTDYYDHTYIITFFVTCFIVPLGVIIISYGKLMQKLRKVSNTHGRLGNARKPDREVVRMVIVMIVAYMVGWTPYAAFSITVTACPTIHIDPRLGSIPAFFSKTAAVYNPIIYVFMNKQFRKCLMQMFKGNVANLDSTNLNQTSDKGAITATAESHLGEMSTIAARMPMSMCNMEKSEDEEEESGDEGPKQLPLSDSQVCPL, encoded by the exons ATGCCCGCCCTAATCGCTGTCATGGAATCGATAGGGTCTTCGGTCACCGAGTCTACCGACATCACCACACCTGACGATCCGTTCTCGGGTCCTCTCAAGTCTGTTGCGCCCTGGAATTACACTTTCCTCGCCTGTCTGATGTTCATAGTGACTTCACTGTCTATAACAGAGAACTTCACCGTTATGCTTGTGACGTTTAGATTCAAACAGTTAAGGAAACCGCTGAATTACATCATTGTTAATTTATCTGTTGCTGATTTTCTAGTTTCGCTTACAGGAGGCACTATAAGTTTTCTAACTAATGCACGAGGTTACTTCTTCCTGGGCGTCTGGGCGTGTGTGCTGGAGGGATTCGCTGTCACTTTTTTCG GGATTGTGGCGCTGTGGTCTTTAGCAATCTTGGCATTTGAGCGTTATTTTGTGATCTGTCGTCCTCTGAAAAATGTCCGGCTGGGAGTCAAGCATGCAGCTTTGGGTCTTGTTTTCGTTTGGACCTTCTCCTTCATCTGTACCATCCCACCAGTTTTTGGCTGGAACAGTTATACAGTCAGCAAAATTGGTACCACCTGTGAACCCAACTG GTACTCAACTGATTACTACGACCACACCTACATCATCACCTTTTTCGTTACGTGTTTTATCGTTCCTCTTGGTGTTATCATTATCTCCTATGGCAAACTTATGCAGAAACTCAGAAAG GTGTCGAACACTCATGGAAGGCTGGGTAATGCGCGTAAGCCTGACCGAGAGGTGGTGAGGATGGTCATTGTCATGATAGTTGCGTACATGGTTGGATGGACACCATATGCAGCATTCTCAATTACTGTCACAGCCTGTCCCACAATCCATATTGATCCTCGCCTGGGCTCAATACCGGCCTTCTTCTCAAAGACTGCAGCTGTGTACAATCCCATCATCTATGTCTTCATGAATAAGCAG TTCAGGAAGTGTCTGATGCAGATGTTTAAAGGAAATGTCGCCAATCTGGACTCCACCAATCTGAACCAGACATCAGACAAAGGGGCCATCACTGCCACAGCAGAGAGTCACCTTGGAGAGATGTCCACCATTGCAGCTCGCATGCCTATGTCCATGTGCAACATGGAGAAGAGTGAGGATGAAGAGGAAGAGTCGGGTGACGAAGGCCCAAAGCAGCTCCCTTTATCGGATAGTCAAGTGTGCCCTTTGTAG
- the valopb gene encoding vertebrate ancient long opsin b isoform X2, whose product MPALIAVMESIGSSVTESTDITTPDDPFSGPLKSVAPWNYTFLACLMFIVTSLSITENFTVMLVTFRFKQLRKPLNYIIVNLSVADFLVSLTGGTISFLTNARGYFFLGVWACVLEGFAVTFFGIVALWSLAILAFERYFVICRPLKNVRLGVKHAALGLVFVWTFSFICTIPPVFGWNSYTVSKIGTTCEPNWYSTDYYDHTYIITFFVTCFIVPLGVIIISYGKLMQKLRKVSNTHGRLGNARKPDREVVRMVIVMIVAYMVGWTPYAAFSITVTACPTIHIDPRLGSIPAFFSKTAAVYNPIIYVFMNKQDVGPRWFGAETVGPLELCTSSRTNPIPSQLFPE is encoded by the exons ATGCCCGCCCTAATCGCTGTCATGGAATCGATAGGGTCTTCGGTCACCGAGTCTACCGACATCACCACACCTGACGATCCGTTCTCGGGTCCTCTCAAGTCTGTTGCGCCCTGGAATTACACTTTCCTCGCCTGTCTGATGTTCATAGTGACTTCACTGTCTATAACAGAGAACTTCACCGTTATGCTTGTGACGTTTAGATTCAAACAGTTAAGGAAACCGCTGAATTACATCATTGTTAATTTATCTGTTGCTGATTTTCTAGTTTCGCTTACAGGAGGCACTATAAGTTTTCTAACTAATGCACGAGGTTACTTCTTCCTGGGCGTCTGGGCGTGTGTGCTGGAGGGATTCGCTGTCACTTTTTTCG GGATTGTGGCGCTGTGGTCTTTAGCAATCTTGGCATTTGAGCGTTATTTTGTGATCTGTCGTCCTCTGAAAAATGTCCGGCTGGGAGTCAAGCATGCAGCTTTGGGTCTTGTTTTCGTTTGGACCTTCTCCTTCATCTGTACCATCCCACCAGTTTTTGGCTGGAACAGTTATACAGTCAGCAAAATTGGTACCACCTGTGAACCCAACTG GTACTCAACTGATTACTACGACCACACCTACATCATCACCTTTTTCGTTACGTGTTTTATCGTTCCTCTTGGTGTTATCATTATCTCCTATGGCAAACTTATGCAGAAACTCAGAAAG GTGTCGAACACTCATGGAAGGCTGGGTAATGCGCGTAAGCCTGACCGAGAGGTGGTGAGGATGGTCATTGTCATGATAGTTGCGTACATGGTTGGATGGACACCATATGCAGCATTCTCAATTACTGTCACAGCCTGTCCCACAATCCATATTGATCCTCGCCTGGGCTCAATACCGGCCTTCTTCTCAAAGACTGCAGCTGTGTACAATCCCATCATCTATGTCTTCATGAATAAGCAG GATGTGGGTCCCAGGTGGTTTGGAGCGGAGACTGTTGGACCCCTTGAGCTGTGCACATCTTCCAGAACTAACCCAATTCCTTCCCAGCTGTTCCCAGAATAA